One Gemmatimonadota bacterium DNA window includes the following coding sequences:
- a CDS encoding glycosyltransferase, protein MSTNTVTSMSTPRISVLMPVYNAAGTLPETLQSIAAQTLGDFEVIAVDDGSDDDSGMILEAWGRGDRRIQPVRAGRVGLVEALNLGLSRCRGEWVARMDADDRMRPDRLARQSALLDARSDISVAGSLVEIFAEGAVGEGMKVYEAWLNSLVEPEDIAREIYIESPIAHPSAMVRRDELVELGGYRDAGWPEDYDLWLRFHAAGRRFAKVPEVLLYWREHGSRLTRTDARYSVENFLRVKAHFLVNGPLQDRDGLIVWGAGQTGRRLTRHIVRMGRPVDAFVDISPRKIGSRMREAPVIGPDELPSTWNRYRRPVLIVAVSSRGARKLIRQALTDAGLSEVEDYLCAA, encoded by the coding sequence GTGTCAACCAACACTGTTACGTCCATGTCCACGCCGCGCATATCCGTCCTGATGCCGGTCTACAACGCCGCCGGCACGCTTCCCGAAACCCTGCAGAGCATCGCCGCGCAGACGCTGGGCGACTTCGAGGTCATCGCCGTCGATGACGGGTCGGACGACGACAGCGGGATGATCCTGGAGGCATGGGGCCGCGGGGACCGGAGAATCCAGCCGGTCCGAGCCGGCCGCGTCGGCCTGGTCGAGGCGCTGAACCTCGGACTATCACGGTGCCGGGGCGAGTGGGTCGCCCGCATGGACGCCGACGACCGGATGCGCCCGGACCGTCTCGCCCGGCAGTCGGCACTGCTGGACGCCCGGTCGGATATCAGCGTAGCCGGGTCGCTCGTGGAAATCTTCGCCGAAGGCGCAGTGGGTGAGGGCATGAAGGTTTACGAGGCCTGGCTCAACAGCCTCGTCGAGCCCGAAGACATCGCCCGGGAGATCTATATAGAAAGTCCGATCGCCCATCCGTCGGCCATGGTGCGACGGGACGAACTCGTGGAGCTCGGCGGATACCGCGACGCCGGATGGCCGGAAGATTACGACCTCTGGCTTCGCTTTCACGCCGCGGGACGGCGATTCGCCAAGGTTCCGGAAGTCCTGCTGTACTGGCGGGAACACGGGTCCCGGCTGACGCGAACGGACGCCCGGTACTCGGTAGAGAACTTCCTGCGCGTCAAGGCGCACTTCCTGGTCAACGGCCCGCTGCAGGACCGGGACGGGTTGATCGTCTGGGGCGCGGGCCAGACCGGCCGCCGGTTGACCAGGCACATCGTCCGCATGGGCCGTCCGGTGGATGCCTTCGTGGACATTTCTCCCCGGAAGATCGGCAGTCGCATGCGCGAAGCCCCGGTGATCGGTCCCGATGAACTGCCTTCGACCTGGAACCGCTACCGCCGTCCGGTGCTCATCGTCGCCGTGTCCTCTCGGGGCGCACGTAAGCTGATACGCCAGGCACTCACGGACGCGGGCCTTTCCGAAGTGGAAGACTATCTGTGCGCGGCCTGA
- a CDS encoding acyltransferase family protein: MQPGKMQMNGRSLPAPGRFHGLDALRAFAMLLGIVLHACLFLMPVDDWPIQDRWADSHDLENNPYAFIFGVIHGFRMPIFYLISGFFAAMLWQSRGLDGLARHRLHRIGLPLLAGMLTIIPATNAFFIPVTPLTWMYSWLSSLAHLWFLWYLVLMTAVFIACARLGLRFRHPAWWLLLPASILPQYLMREGMIGADGSADLIPIPHVFGYYLVFYLFGAFVYQKSIEVQKWWSAGLAPAILVAMPAGYLLLDPESLGLAPSNAVRWTAAVIGAVYTWLACFGLLGLFRWIASKQRYWIRYVSDASYWLYLVHLPLVLGAQALAVSWPVSVHLKFALICVAVTSILLATYRFGVRYTFVGRVLNGPRGRH; this comes from the coding sequence ATGCAACCAGGGAAGATGCAAATGAATGGCCGCAGTTTGCCCGCGCCGGGCAGGTTCCACGGCCTGGACGCGCTGCGCGCATTCGCCATGTTGCTCGGCATCGTGCTGCATGCCTGCCTCTTCCTCATGCCCGTCGACGACTGGCCGATCCAGGACAGGTGGGCGGACTCCCACGATTTGGAAAACAACCCGTACGCCTTTATCTTCGGCGTCATTCACGGTTTTCGCATGCCGATCTTCTACCTGATCAGCGGTTTCTTTGCCGCCATGCTCTGGCAGTCCCGGGGCCTGGACGGCCTGGCGCGCCACCGCCTGCACCGCATCGGACTCCCCCTGCTGGCGGGAATGTTGACGATCATCCCGGCGACGAACGCGTTCTTCATTCCCGTGACGCCCCTGACGTGGATGTACTCCTGGCTGTCCAGCCTCGCCCACCTCTGGTTCCTGTGGTACCTGGTCCTTATGACGGCGGTCTTCATCGCCTGCGCGAGGCTCGGCCTGCGGTTCCGCCATCCGGCCTGGTGGCTGCTCCTACCGGCCAGCATCCTTCCACAGTACCTGATGAGGGAAGGCATGATCGGTGCGGACGGATCGGCGGACTTGATCCCGATCCCCCACGTGTTCGGCTACTACCTGGTCTTCTATCTGTTCGGCGCGTTCGTCTACCAGAAGTCTATCGAAGTGCAAAAGTGGTGGTCCGCGGGCCTGGCGCCGGCCATTCTGGTGGCGATGCCCGCGGGGTACCTCCTGCTGGATCCCGAATCATTGGGGTTGGCGCCGTCGAATGCCGTCAGGTGGACCGCCGCGGTAATCGGCGCAGTCTATACCTGGCTGGCCTGTTTCGGTTTGTTGGGGCTGTTTCGGTGGATCGCGTCGAAGCAAAGATACTGGATCCGATACGTCTCGGACGCGTCTTACTGGCTGTACCTGGTCCATTTACCGCTCGTGCTCGGCGCACAGGCGCTGGCCGTGTCCTGGCCCGTCAGCGTGCATCTCAAGTTCGCGCTGATCTGCGTCGCGGTTACCAGCATCCTGCTGGCAACCTATCGTTTCGGGGTAAGGTACACTTTTGTCGGTAGGGTGCTGAACGGCCCCCGCGGCCGTCATTAG
- a CDS encoding aminotransferase class I/II-fold pyridoxal phosphate-dependent enzyme yields MVDRADRIDEAPSGFSRRGFLRGMMVGAGALSLGSYEAVAQMISGPNARPVRGWGVPEGLVRLSGNEMPIGPSPRAVEAVLENVYSFNRYNRNRDIYTKIAERHGLPVVEWPPNTFSPPDAWVTLGCGSSEVLFAVASAYLRDGAEVVEASPGYAGVFRTAEAYGASAKWVPLTSDFQQDLDAMKAAISENTRVVVVTNPGNPTGVLVPPDALRKFVQEVPSDVIVFVDEAYIEFSKNPEDRVGAAPLILDHANVIVARTFSKIMGMAGLGVGYGLARPEVIEKLNQNKGGRPSMLSTNAAVAGIEDHDYQDRARKVTWEGQEYFASNFDEMGIEYVPSQSSFMLINVHKDADEVVRKLREEYNVMVGNGKRRWEMDTWLRVTSGLQEENEAFMAALKKVLVSS; encoded by the coding sequence ATGGTAGACAGGGCGGACAGGATAGACGAAGCGCCTTCCGGTTTTTCGAGGCGAGGCTTTCTAAGAGGCATGATGGTGGGCGCAGGCGCATTATCGCTGGGCAGTTACGAGGCCGTGGCACAGATGATCTCCGGACCCAACGCGCGACCCGTGCGCGGGTGGGGCGTTCCCGAAGGTCTCGTGCGCCTGAGCGGAAACGAAATGCCCATCGGTCCATCGCCGCGGGCGGTTGAGGCTGTCCTGGAGAACGTGTACTCCTTTAACCGCTACAACCGGAACAGGGACATCTATACCAAGATCGCCGAGCGGCACGGGTTGCCCGTGGTGGAGTGGCCTCCCAATACCTTCTCGCCGCCTGACGCCTGGGTTACCCTGGGCTGCGGTTCCTCGGAGGTGCTTTTCGCCGTGGCGTCCGCCTATCTCAGGGACGGAGCTGAAGTGGTCGAGGCCTCGCCCGGTTACGCCGGCGTGTTCCGCACGGCCGAAGCATACGGTGCCTCGGCGAAGTGGGTCCCGTTGACCAGCGATTTCCAGCAGGACCTCGATGCCATGAAAGCTGCTATCAGTGAAAATACGCGCGTGGTGGTCGTGACCAATCCCGGTAACCCGACCGGCGTGCTCGTCCCGCCGGACGCCCTGAGGAAGTTCGTCCAGGAGGTCCCGTCTGACGTGATCGTCTTCGTGGACGAGGCCTACATCGAGTTTTCGAAGAACCCCGAAGACCGGGTCGGCGCGGCACCGCTGATCCTGGATCACGCGAATGTGATCGTAGCTCGCACGTTCTCCAAGATCATGGGCATGGCGGGACTCGGCGTCGGCTACGGCCTGGCGCGCCCCGAAGTCATCGAGAAGCTGAATCAGAACAAGGGCGGTCGGCCGAGCATGCTTTCGACCAACGCCGCGGTGGCGGGGATCGAGGATCATGACTACCAGGACCGGGCGCGGAAGGTGACCTGGGAAGGCCAGGAGTACTTCGCCAGCAATTTCGACGAAATGGGCATCGAGTACGTACCCAGCCAGTCCAGTTTCATGCTGATCAACGTGCACAAGGATGCGGATGAAGTCGTCCGCAAGTTGAGGGAAGAATACAACGTGATGGTCGGCAACGGAAAGCGCCGTTGGGAAATGGATACCTGGCTGCGGGTCACTTCCGGACTGCAGGAAGAGAACGAGGCCTTCATGGCAGCGCTCAAGAAGGTGCTGGTAAGTAGCTGA
- a CDS encoding phosphoribosylaminoimidazolecarboxamide formyltransferase has product MDLSLKYGLNPHQHPSRVTLPPESPLRVLNGTPGYVNIIDAMGAWQLARELKQATGVAGAASFKHASPAGAAIAAELGETYLASQFLAGKELSPVAAAYVRARGGDRMCSFGDAAAVSEVVDRSLANVLRREVSDLIIAPGYEPDALEVLRAKKGGGYLVLEMDPDFEPPDVEQRTLFGLRLEQPRNDAAITRQTFSNIVTNNKYVPDSALDTLVVATIALKYTQSNSVCVAYDGQVIGMGAGQQSRIHCTRLACDKADKWFLQQHPRTLDLTFREGLKRTEKTNIVDQYLLWDQLSDTEEARMLVDLEERPVLISPDERRDCVSRFEGICLSSDAFIPFRDNIDRAGRSNVRYVAQTGGSAADKGVTEAADEYGMVMAHTGLRLFLH; this is encoded by the coding sequence ATGGATCTTTCACTTAAATACGGACTCAATCCCCATCAACATCCCTCCAGGGTGACCTTGCCGCCGGAATCACCGTTGCGCGTGCTCAACGGAACGCCGGGTTACGTCAATATCATCGACGCCATGGGCGCATGGCAACTGGCGCGGGAACTGAAACAGGCAACCGGAGTGGCCGGAGCGGCGTCCTTCAAGCACGCCAGTCCTGCCGGGGCGGCCATCGCCGCTGAGCTCGGTGAAACGTACCTGGCCTCGCAGTTCCTGGCCGGGAAGGAGCTTTCACCTGTGGCCGCGGCTTACGTAAGGGCCCGCGGAGGCGACCGCATGTGCTCCTTCGGGGACGCGGCGGCCGTGAGCGAGGTGGTGGACCGGTCCCTGGCCAACGTGCTCAGACGGGAGGTGTCGGACCTGATCATCGCGCCGGGATACGAACCGGACGCGCTGGAAGTCCTCCGTGCGAAGAAAGGGGGCGGATACCTCGTTCTGGAGATGGACCCGGACTTCGAACCGCCCGATGTCGAGCAAAGAACGCTGTTCGGCCTCCGGTTGGAACAGCCCCGCAACGACGCGGCCATCACGCGGCAGACCTTCTCCAACATCGTCACGAACAACAAGTACGTTCCGGATTCCGCGCTCGACACCCTCGTCGTGGCGACGATCGCCCTCAAGTACACCCAGTCCAACTCCGTCTGCGTGGCCTATGACGGCCAGGTGATCGGCATGGGCGCGGGTCAGCAGTCCCGCATCCACTGCACCCGGCTGGCCTGCGACAAGGCCGACAAGTGGTTCCTGCAACAGCATCCCCGGACACTGGATCTCACGTTCCGCGAAGGGCTAAAACGCACCGAGAAGACGAACATCGTCGACCAGTACCTCCTGTGGGATCAGCTTTCCGACACGGAAGAGGCCCGCATGCTGGTTGACCTCGAAGAACGTCCCGTGCTGATCTCGCCGGATGAACGGCGGGATTGTGTTTCCCGTTTCGAGGGGATCTGCCTATCTTCGGACGCCTTCATTCCCTTCCGCGACAACATCGACCGGGCGGGGCGAAGCAACGTGCGGTACGTGGCCCAGACGGGCGGTTCTGCTGCGGATAAAGGAGTGACGGAAGCGGCCGACGAATACGGCATGGTCATGGCCCACACGGGCCTGCGGCTGTTTCTGCATTAG
- a CDS encoding leucine--tRNA ligase produces MNGDRYDHGAVEARWIERWTSEGTYEVDLEVARNPYYNLMMFPYPSAEGMHVGNVFAYTGADIHGRYMRAKGYDVFEPMGFDAFGIHSENFALKINTHPGRLIPENIENFTRQFKRLGAMFDWRHEVQSTDPDYYRWTQWIFIQLYKAGLAYQKEAPVTWCPSCNTVLAAEQAEGGVCERCDAQVEQRNMRQWFFRITAYARQLLENLETIDWSETTKTAQRRWIGRSEGAEVDFPLADHEEKLSVFTTRPDTLWGATYMVLAPEHPFVDVVTTEAHRMAVDEYVKESGRKTAIEREDVTREKTGVFTGGYAVNPVNDTRIPIWISDYVLMTYGTGAIMAVPAHDGRDFEFARTFDLPIVQVISSSEDTTNGYDGAAVLEEAYIGEGTMINSGPFDGTHSTVGVGAVTDWLEDRGVGKRQVNYRLRDWCISRQRYWGPPIPMIHCGACGVVPVPEDQLPVILPHVEDFRPDGTGRSPLARDPSFLNTTCPACGGPATRETDVNDNFLDSAWYFFRYPSSDRADVVFEPEMTERWLPVDMYVGGNEHAVLHLMYTRFITMALHDIGLVSFSEPFKKFRAHGTIIRSGAKMSKSKGNVVNPDEYLDRFGADAFRTYLMFLGPYQVGGDFQDAGINGVRRFYDRLWRYATGTDFSEAPVEDPELLALLHGKTRDVTGDMASFQYNTAIARLMELLNGLQNASSHHREAIDRLLQLAAPFAPFISQELWTHLGHKGMVCDVPWPEYDPALIISATIEYVIQINGRVRDRLELPPGTPREEIEQAALASERVRQWTDGKESVRNIFVPDKLLNIVVKG; encoded by the coding sequence ATGAACGGCGACAGATACGATCACGGGGCGGTCGAGGCGCGGTGGATCGAGCGCTGGACATCGGAAGGGACCTACGAGGTCGACCTCGAGGTGGCGCGGAATCCCTACTACAACCTCATGATGTTCCCCTATCCCTCCGCCGAGGGCATGCACGTGGGCAACGTGTTCGCCTATACGGGCGCGGATATCCACGGAAGGTACATGCGTGCTAAGGGATACGACGTGTTCGAGCCCATGGGCTTCGACGCTTTCGGGATCCATTCCGAGAACTTCGCCCTCAAGATCAACACCCATCCCGGACGGCTGATCCCCGAGAACATCGAAAATTTCACCCGGCAGTTTAAGCGCCTTGGCGCCATGTTCGACTGGCGTCACGAAGTACAGTCCACCGATCCGGACTACTACCGGTGGACGCAATGGATCTTCATTCAGCTCTACAAGGCCGGGCTGGCCTATCAGAAAGAAGCACCGGTCACCTGGTGTCCCTCCTGCAACACCGTGCTCGCGGCGGAACAGGCCGAGGGCGGGGTGTGCGAGCGATGCGACGCACAGGTGGAGCAGCGGAACATGCGCCAGTGGTTCTTCCGGATCACGGCCTACGCCAGGCAACTGCTGGAGAACCTGGAGACCATCGACTGGTCCGAGACGACCAAGACCGCGCAGCGCAGGTGGATCGGCCGCAGCGAAGGGGCTGAAGTAGACTTCCCGCTGGCGGATCACGAAGAGAAGCTCAGCGTGTTCACCACGCGGCCGGATACGCTCTGGGGCGCCACCTACATGGTCCTGGCGCCGGAGCACCCCTTTGTCGACGTAGTGACCACGGAAGCCCACCGCATGGCTGTCGATGAATACGTAAAAGAAAGCGGCCGGAAGACGGCCATCGAACGCGAGGACGTTACCCGCGAGAAGACCGGCGTGTTCACGGGCGGCTACGCCGTCAATCCGGTCAACGACACCCGGATTCCGATCTGGATATCCGATTACGTACTGATGACCTACGGGACAGGCGCCATCATGGCGGTGCCGGCCCATGACGGGCGGGACTTCGAGTTCGCCCGGACCTTCGATCTGCCCATCGTGCAGGTGATCAGCAGCTCGGAGGACACGACGAACGGTTACGACGGCGCGGCCGTCCTCGAGGAAGCCTATATCGGCGAGGGGACCATGATCAACAGCGGACCCTTCGACGGGACCCACAGCACCGTCGGCGTGGGCGCGGTCACGGACTGGCTGGAAGACCGCGGCGTCGGGAAACGGCAGGTCAACTACCGGCTGCGGGACTGGTGCATCAGCCGCCAGCGTTACTGGGGGCCGCCCATCCCGATGATCCACTGCGGAGCATGCGGCGTGGTGCCCGTCCCCGAGGATCAGTTGCCTGTGATCCTGCCCCACGTGGAGGACTTCAGGCCGGACGGAACGGGACGGAGCCCGCTGGCGCGCGACCCTTCCTTCCTGAACACCACCTGTCCCGCGTGCGGCGGTCCCGCCACCCGTGAGACCGACGTCAACGACAACTTCCTGGACTCGGCGTGGTACTTTTTCCGGTATCCCAGCTCGGATCGCGCGGACGTGGTCTTCGAACCGGAAATGACGGAGCGATGGCTGCCCGTGGACATGTACGTGGGGGGCAACGAGCACGCGGTGCTGCACCTCATGTATACCCGTTTCATCACGATGGCGCTGCACGACATCGGTTTGGTCTCCTTCTCCGAACCCTTCAAGAAGTTCCGCGCGCACGGCACCATCATCCGTTCCGGCGCGAAGATGAGCAAATCCAAAGGGAACGTGGTCAACCCCGACGAATACCTGGACCGTTTCGGCGCGGACGCCTTCCGCACCTATCTCATGTTCCTGGGTCCCTACCAGGTGGGCGGTGATTTCCAGGACGCGGGCATCAACGGCGTGCGGCGGTTCTACGACCGGCTCTGGCGCTACGCCACCGGGACCGATTTCAGTGAAGCGCCGGTCGAGGACCCCGAATTGCTCGCCCTGCTGCACGGCAAGACGCGGGACGTTACCGGAGACATGGCGTCGTTCCAATACAACACGGCTATCGCGCGCCTGATGGAACTGCTCAACGGCCTGCAGAACGCGTCCTCACACCATCGCGAAGCCATCGACCGATTGCTGCAGCTGGCCGCCCCTTTCGCGCCCTTCATCTCCCAGGAACTGTGGACCCACCTGGGACACAAGGGCATGGTCTGCGACGTACCCTGGCCGGAGTACGATCCGGCGCTGATTATTTCCGCCACGATTGAATACGTCATCCAGATCAACGGCCGGGTTCGGGACAGGCTTGAACTGCCGCCCGGTACGCCCCGCGAAGAAATCGAGCAGGCCGCCCTCGCCAGCGAACGCGTACGGCAGTGGACCGATGGCAAGGAATCGGTCCGCAACATCTTCGTGCCGGACAAGCTGCTCAACATCGTGGTCAAGGGCTAG
- a CDS encoding APC family permease — translation MSSASSRGGLLRVLGLITGLAITFGGIVSLGILRAPGEVAAQLPDPWWYMATWIGAGVFVLFSTASAAELATALPRAGAYYVYAHRSLGPFVGFVSGWTDWLNWCGATAMTIVVINEYLHLLTPAIPRYSLSLCLTIAVSFALIQWRGVKWGTGLHNAASMIKAVVFAVLIIACFVLAGGGGEESEAAALPSMPAGWALAMAFIVALRGVLYAYDGWVFTAYFSEEMADPGRTIPRSMFVGVGIVIAVYLLINIALLRMLPMSEIVGAELAVGRAVETLLGSLAETVITAFLTGFLIVGINLGYMFAARVIYAMSTDGLFFRQCRRVNRGGTPTAALVASLAATIVFLLFSGSFVRLVEALAFFTVVNYAILFLSVFLLRRKEPDLPRPYRAWGYPWTTALTLAGAVAFLAGNIVGGTAISLTALGVVVLSYPLYLLFRRINKHSSGSSVGTSERRA, via the coding sequence ATGTCTTCGGCGTCTTCCCGCGGCGGTCTGCTGCGCGTGCTCGGCCTGATCACGGGACTGGCCATCACCTTCGGAGGAATCGTCAGTCTCGGCATCCTGCGTGCGCCGGGTGAAGTGGCAGCCCAGTTGCCCGATCCCTGGTGGTACATGGCCACCTGGATCGGAGCGGGCGTGTTCGTGCTGTTCAGCACGGCTTCCGCCGCCGAACTGGCTACCGCATTGCCGCGGGCCGGGGCCTACTACGTCTACGCACACCGGTCACTTGGCCCCTTCGTCGGGTTCGTCAGTGGATGGACCGACTGGCTGAACTGGTGCGGCGCAACGGCGATGACCATCGTCGTCATCAACGAATACCTCCATCTCCTGACGCCCGCAATTCCGAGATACAGCCTTTCGCTGTGCCTGACCATCGCAGTCTCCTTCGCCCTGATCCAGTGGCGGGGCGTGAAATGGGGAACCGGCCTTCACAACGCGGCGAGCATGATCAAGGCGGTTGTTTTCGCGGTGCTTATCATCGCGTGTTTCGTACTGGCGGGTGGTGGAGGTGAGGAGAGCGAGGCGGCCGCCCTGCCGTCGATGCCCGCGGGATGGGCCCTGGCCATGGCCTTTATCGTGGCGTTGAGAGGGGTGCTTTATGCTTACGACGGCTGGGTGTTTACTGCTTACTTTTCTGAAGAAATGGCCGATCCGGGGCGTACGATTCCCCGGTCGATGTTCGTGGGCGTCGGGATCGTCATCGCGGTCTACCTGCTCATCAACATTGCCTTGCTGCGCATGCTGCCCATGTCGGAGATCGTCGGGGCGGAACTGGCCGTGGGCCGGGCCGTCGAGACTTTGTTGGGATCGCTGGCGGAGACGGTCATCACGGCGTTCCTGACCGGATTCCTTATCGTGGGGATCAACCTGGGGTACATGTTCGCCGCCCGCGTGATCTACGCCATGAGCACCGACGGCCTGTTCTTCCGGCAGTGTCGGCGGGTAAACCGGGGCGGCACCCCCACGGCGGCGCTCGTCGCCAGCCTGGCGGCCACGATCGTCTTCCTGCTGTTCAGCGGAAGCTTCGTACGCCTGGTCGAGGCCCTGGCGTTCTTCACCGTGGTCAACTACGCCATCCTGTTCCTTTCCGTCTTTCTCCTTAGAAGAAAGGAACCCGATCTTCCCCGCCCGTACCGGGCCTGGGGATACCCGTGGACGACTGCGCTCACCCTCGCAGGCGCCGTGGCTTTCCTTGCCGGCAACATCGTGGGCGGTACGGCCATCAGCCTGACGGCCCTTGGCGTGGTCGTATTGAGTTACCCGTTGTACCTGCTGTTTCGCCGGATCAATAAGCACTCTTCCGGGTCGTCAGTGGGCACCAGCGAGCGGCGAGCATAG
- a CDS encoding glycerophosphodiester phosphodiesterase has translation MVANVAHRGASGNYPENTLRAFQMALDIGVDEIELDLRSTRDGHLVVMHDATVDRTTDGTGAIGELTLAEIRALDAGMVFGERFRGERVPTWEEALDLVRGKVRLNVHLKEGGNPDGEFERKVAKALRAFRMMGDSILACNDESVGIFAEVDPRTVCRIFPNNRSPEEYTRSSAELGLRTTQPGRDMTTPEFVQKAHESGLGVHVFYADTPEDMRKFIGMGVDGILTNYPERMKAVIAETCSGNV, from the coding sequence GTGGTTGCCAATGTCGCCCATCGTGGCGCGTCGGGAAACTACCCCGAGAACACGTTACGCGCGTTTCAGATGGCGCTTGATATCGGCGTGGATGAGATCGAGCTCGATCTCCGTTCTACGCGGGACGGGCATCTCGTCGTCATGCACGACGCCACCGTAGACCGAACAACCGACGGTACGGGCGCCATTGGCGAGCTCACGCTTGCCGAGATCAGGGCGCTCGACGCCGGAATGGTGTTTGGCGAAAGGTTTCGGGGCGAACGTGTGCCGACCTGGGAGGAAGCGCTGGATCTCGTTCGGGGTAAAGTGAGGCTCAATGTACACCTCAAAGAGGGTGGAAACCCGGATGGCGAATTTGAACGCAAGGTAGCGAAAGCGCTGCGCGCATTCCGAATGATGGGTGATTCCATACTGGCCTGCAACGATGAGAGCGTGGGGATCTTCGCCGAGGTCGACCCGCGAACAGTTTGCCGGATCTTTCCGAACAACCGCTCCCCCGAGGAGTACACTCGGTCATCTGCGGAATTGGGGCTTCGGACAACGCAGCCTGGACGGGACATGACCACGCCGGAATTTGTTCAGAAGGCGCACGAATCAGGACTGGGTGTTCACGTATTCTACGCAGATACCCCCGAAGACATGCGGAAATTCATCGGGATGGGCGTGGATGGAATCCTGACAAACTATCCGGAACGGATGAAAGCGGTGATCGCGGAAACGTGTAGCGGAAACGTGTAG
- a CDS encoding aminotransferase class I/II-fold pyridoxal phosphate-dependent enzyme — MSNMLKAMNLAAPGFTRRKFLKGLAVGAGVASLGSYEAAAQMVAGPRVRPVRGWGVPEGFIRLSSNENPIGPSPRAVEAIMQYVYKFNRYYRGRGLYGQIAERHGLPVVIPSNNNEDRTEPWVTLGCGSSEVLFAIASAYLRDGGQMIEAAPGYGGVVRTARSYGARARLVRTTPDFHQDLDAMKAAITEDTRVVVITSPGNPTGIIAPFDDLKKFVSEIPTDVMVFVDEAYIEFARNPQDRIGAAPLILDHENVIVTRTFSKIMGMAGLRIGYGLARPHVIEKLEDNKGGRVSSLSVVAAEACIEDQDYQDRARAAAWAGHDYLTGQFEEMGLEYVPSQSSFMLVNVRTDADEVTRKLFEEYNVLVGNGKRRWRMNNWLRVTAGLQAENEAFIAALKKVLVSS, encoded by the coding sequence ATGTCGAACATGTTAAAGGCGATGAACCTGGCGGCTCCCGGGTTCACAAGGCGCAAGTTCCTCAAGGGGCTCGCGGTAGGCGCCGGGGTGGCTTCCCTGGGCAGCTACGAAGCCGCGGCGCAGATGGTGGCGGGACCCCGCGTCCGGCCCGTGCGGGGATGGGGGGTACCCGAGGGATTCATCCGCCTGAGCAGCAACGAGAACCCGATTGGTCCTTCGCCCCGCGCCGTCGAGGCGATCATGCAGTACGTCTACAAGTTCAACCGGTACTACCGGGGCCGCGGGCTCTACGGCCAGATCGCCGAGCGCCACGGACTGCCGGTCGTCATACCTTCGAACAACAACGAAGACCGGACCGAGCCCTGGGTGACCCTCGGGTGCGGGTCATCGGAAGTGCTCTTCGCCATCGCCTCGGCCTACCTGCGTGACGGCGGACAGATGATCGAGGCCGCGCCCGGTTACGGCGGCGTGGTCCGTACGGCCCGGAGTTACGGCGCCCGGGCGCGACTGGTCCGCACGACGCCGGACTTCCACCAGGATCTCGACGCCATGAAGGCGGCCATAACCGAGGACACGCGCGTCGTCGTCATCACTTCCCCGGGTAACCCGACGGGCATCATCGCACCCTTCGACGACCTCAAGAAGTTCGTCAGCGAGATCCCCACCGACGTCATGGTCTTCGTCGACGAGGCCTATATCGAGTTCGCCCGCAACCCACAGGACCGCATCGGCGCCGCGCCGCTCATCCTGGACCATGAGAACGTCATCGTAACCCGCACCTTCTCGAAGATCATGGGCATGGCGGGCCTGCGTATCGGTTACGGCCTTGCCCGGCCCCATGTCATCGAGAAGCTCGAAGACAACAAGGGCGGGCGGGTCAGCTCGCTCTCCGTGGTCGCCGCGGAGGCCTGCATAGAGGATCAGGACTACCAGGACCGGGCGAGAGCGGCGGCCTGGGCCGGGCATGACTATCTCACCGGCCAGTTCGAGGAGATGGGACTCGAGTACGTGCCCAGCCAGTCCAGCTTCATGCTGGTGAACGTGCGCACGGACGCCGACGAGGTCACCCGAAAGCTGTTCGAAGAGTACAACGTGCTCGTGGGCAACGGCAAGCGCCGCTGGCGGATGAACAACTGGCTGCGCGTCACCGCCGGCCTGCAGGCAGAGAACGAGGCCTTCATTGCCGCGTTGAAGAAGGTCCTGGTCAGCAGCTGA